The Vallitalea okinawensis genome includes a window with the following:
- the fdhF gene encoding formate dehydrogenase subunit alpha, with the protein MVRMTIDQQVVEVPEGSTILDVAKRLAIKIPTLCYLESLDEGKGASCRICVVEIEGRKKLAPSCGTLVSEGMIVKTNTDRVINARKLVLELLLANHPLDCMTCEKAGGCQLQDYCYEYDVKDTRFKGGEVKDYPLDSSNQFFYRDQNKCILCGRCVRVCNELQCVGAIGFDEKGFKNNVTPPFGEEIAHSSCVSCGNCVSVCPVGALMPKSKEKYRTWEVEKKVKTTCPYCGVGCQMELVVRDNRILGVDPTQGLPNNGLLCVKGKFGHRFINHPDRLKTPLIRKEGKLVEASWDEALKLITSQIKAIKAKHGPDALGGFSSARVTNEENYLFQKMVRVVFGSNNVDHCARLCHASTVTGLATTLGSGAMTNSIQEVLGAEVIFVTGSNTTETHPIIGAFMRQAKAKGAKIIVAEPRRITLAQEAEVFIQLQPGTNVALYNGMMHVIIDEGLQDMDYIKERTENYEELLSIIREYNPERVAKICGVHAEDIRKAARMYSQAEKASIFYSMGVTQHTTGTQGVMSISNLALLCGNIGKESCGVNPLRGQNNVQGACDLGALPSDLPGYQKVFRSDVIKKFEDKWNAKLSSEVGLTVTEMIKAGEAGRLKFLYIMGENPMVSDPDLNHVKKALKKIDFIVVQDIFLNETTDYADVVLPAASFAEKDGTFTNTERRIQRVRKAIEPIGDSKADWEIIMRLMNECGYKESYGGPSDIMNEIASLTPQYGGISYQRIKREGIQWPCGTNDHEGTKYLHKGKCSRGKGLFKPARYVESAELPDADYPYILTTGRLLYHFHSRTMTGRVEGLNQLSPESFIEVNPLTAKDLGVIDGELVKVISRRGQITTSVKIKDIVDEEVVFMPFHFADGAANYLTNSVLDPIAKIPELKVCAVRIEKIDHNGG; encoded by the coding sequence ATGGTTAGAATGACCATAGATCAGCAAGTAGTAGAGGTACCTGAGGGGAGTACAATATTAGATGTTGCAAAAAGGTTGGCTATAAAAATACCTACATTATGTTACCTTGAGTCATTAGATGAAGGGAAAGGAGCTTCATGTAGAATCTGTGTTGTAGAAATAGAGGGCAGAAAAAAACTTGCCCCTTCATGTGGGACACTAGTTTCTGAAGGGATGATTGTTAAAACCAATACTGACAGAGTGATCAACGCTAGGAAGCTTGTATTAGAGCTTTTATTAGCTAATCACCCATTAGACTGTATGACATGTGAAAAAGCTGGAGGGTGTCAATTACAAGATTATTGTTATGAATACGATGTTAAAGATACGAGGTTTAAAGGGGGAGAAGTTAAAGATTATCCACTGGACAGTTCTAATCAATTCTTTTATAGGGATCAAAACAAATGTATTCTCTGTGGTAGATGTGTCAGAGTATGTAATGAATTGCAATGTGTTGGCGCAATTGGGTTTGATGAGAAAGGATTTAAAAACAATGTGACGCCTCCCTTTGGAGAGGAGATTGCTCATTCAAGTTGCGTATCTTGTGGTAACTGTGTATCTGTATGTCCTGTTGGTGCCTTAATGCCAAAATCAAAAGAAAAGTATAGGACTTGGGAAGTTGAAAAAAAAGTTAAAACCACCTGTCCTTATTGTGGAGTAGGTTGTCAAATGGAGCTTGTAGTAAGAGATAACCGAATATTGGGAGTAGACCCTACACAAGGTTTGCCTAATAATGGACTATTATGTGTAAAAGGCAAATTCGGACATCGATTTATTAATCATCCTGACCGATTAAAAACCCCTCTTATACGAAAAGAAGGTAAGCTTGTAGAAGCTTCATGGGATGAAGCACTTAAGTTAATAACGTCTCAGATTAAAGCAATAAAAGCTAAGCATGGACCCGATGCATTAGGTGGCTTCTCTTCTGCTAGGGTGACCAATGAAGAAAATTATTTATTTCAAAAGATGGTAAGAGTAGTTTTTGGATCAAATAATGTTGACCACTGTGCTCGTTTATGTCATGCATCAACAGTTACTGGACTGGCGACAACTTTAGGTAGCGGTGCCATGACTAATAGTATTCAAGAAGTATTAGGGGCTGAAGTGATATTTGTTACAGGTTCTAACACAACTGAAACTCATCCAATTATAGGGGCTTTTATGCGGCAGGCAAAGGCAAAAGGGGCTAAGATTATAGTTGCTGAACCAAGACGTATCACATTAGCACAGGAGGCAGAAGTTTTCATTCAACTTCAACCTGGAACTAATGTGGCTCTATACAATGGTATGATGCATGTCATCATTGATGAAGGATTACAAGATATGGACTATATCAAAGAGCGTACTGAGAATTACGAAGAGCTTCTAAGCATTATAAGAGAGTATAATCCTGAAAGAGTGGCAAAGATATGTGGTGTTCATGCGGAGGATATTAGAAAAGCAGCAAGGATGTATAGTCAAGCAGAAAAGGCAAGCATTTTTTATTCCATGGGTGTAACACAGCATACTACAGGAACTCAAGGGGTAATGAGTATATCAAATCTAGCATTACTCTGTGGTAATATCGGTAAAGAATCATGTGGGGTTAATCCATTGCGAGGACAGAATAATGTTCAAGGTGCCTGCGACCTTGGCGCCCTGCCTAGTGATTTACCAGGCTATCAAAAAGTATTCAGGTCTGATGTTATTAAGAAATTTGAAGATAAATGGAATGCTAAGTTATCATCAGAAGTAGGATTAACAGTTACGGAAATGATAAAAGCGGGTGAGGCAGGCAGGTTGAAGTTTTTATATATAATGGGTGAAAATCCAATGGTATCTGATCCGGATTTAAACCATGTAAAAAAAGCCCTAAAAAAAATAGATTTTATAGTGGTGCAAGATATATTTTTGAATGAGACGACTGATTATGCAGATGTAGTTCTACCTGCGGCATCATTTGCGGAGAAAGATGGTACATTTACTAATACCGAGAGAAGAATTCAAAGGGTAAGAAAGGCAATCGAACCTATTGGTGATTCCAAAGCAGATTGGGAAATCATAATGAGGTTAATGAATGAATGCGGATACAAAGAGTCCTATGGAGGACCTTCTGATATCATGAATGAAATTGCTTCACTAACGCCTCAATATGGTGGAATAAGTTATCAACGTATTAAGAGAGAAGGTATCCAATGGCCATGTGGGACCAATGATCATGAAGGTACCAAGTATTTGCATAAGGGAAAGTGTTCAAGAGGCAAAGGATTGTTTAAGCCAGCACGCTATGTTGAAAGTGCAGAGTTACCTGATGCAGATTATCCATACATTCTTACTACAGGTAGATTACTATATCATTTTCACTCAAGAACAATGACTGGTAGGGTAGAGGGATTAAATCAACTTTCACCTGAATCTTTCATAGAGGTAAATCCATTAACGGCAAAAGATTTAGGTGTTATAGATGGAGAATTGGTTAAAGTGATTTCTAGACGGGGGCAAATTACTACCAGTGTTAAAATAAAGGATATCGTTGATGAAGAGGTTGTTTTTATGCCCTTTCACTTTGCTGATGGAGCAGCTAATTATCTAACCAATTCAGTATTGGATCCTATTGCAAAAATCCCAGAACTTAAAGTATGTGCAGTTAGAATAGAAAAGATTGATCATAATGGAGGGTAG
- the nuoF gene encoding NADH-quinone oxidoreductase subunit NuoF — MNQYLRTQRGKNELNKISNSQELATIKSKTLNAIAIRLNHLNHQQNKGDYQIMVCRGTGCTSSKSSEIMEELNSEIKKNKLKDRVQVIQTGCFGFCELGPILLIHPDKTFYTNVSPKDAKEIVESHIIEGVCVERLLYRSPVNKEIQKRMEDMDFYKKQRRVVLRNCSVINPEDIKEYIAVDGYLAVANILRDKLPPNQIIDEIEKSGLRGRGGGGFSTGLKWRYVSQYKNDRKYVICNADEGDPGAFMDRSILEGDPHSIIEAMIICGYAIGATEGKIYIRAEYPLATRRLITAINDAKDCGLLGKNIMNSGFDFDIELKYGAGAFVCGEETALIHSIEGERGEPTIKPPFPAEAGYWEKPTTVNNVETFANIPIILLKGADWFRSMGTEKSKGTKVFALASKVNNVGLIEVPMGITLREIIYDIGGGIRKGKRFKAVQTGGPSGGCLTEKDLDIPIDYDTLIEKGSMMGSGGMIVMDEDNCMPNIAKFYMGFIVEESCGKCTPCREGTKRLYEILDRITSGEGTLEDLDTLEELSNMIKDTALCGLGQTAPNPVLSTLNNFYEEYLIHVVHKKCPAGQCKKLLTYMIDAENCIGCTVCARGCPVNAIVGKRKEAHLIDQDKCIKCGICFNSCQFHAIIKK, encoded by the coding sequence ATGAATCAGTACCTAAGAACACAGAGGGGGAAGAATGAATTGAATAAAATAAGTAACTCCCAAGAATTGGCTACTATAAAGTCAAAAACCCTTAATGCTATTGCTATTCGTCTAAATCATCTTAACCACCAACAAAATAAAGGTGATTATCAGATTATGGTATGCAGAGGTACTGGTTGTACGTCATCCAAAAGTAGTGAAATCATGGAAGAACTAAATTCTGAGATTAAAAAGAATAAGCTAAAAGATAGGGTTCAGGTTATTCAAACAGGTTGCTTTGGATTTTGCGAATTGGGACCAATTCTTCTTATTCATCCTGATAAGACTTTCTATACGAATGTATCACCAAAAGACGCCAAAGAAATAGTAGAAAGTCATATAATAGAGGGCGTTTGTGTTGAAAGACTTTTATATCGATCACCAGTCAATAAAGAAATACAAAAACGAATGGAGGATATGGATTTTTATAAGAAACAAAGAAGAGTAGTACTTAGAAATTGTTCAGTAATTAATCCAGAAGATATAAAAGAATACATTGCTGTAGATGGGTATTTAGCTGTAGCTAATATTTTACGTGATAAGTTACCGCCAAACCAAATAATAGATGAGATTGAAAAATCGGGACTAAGAGGAAGAGGTGGTGGAGGATTTTCAACTGGATTGAAGTGGCGCTATGTAAGCCAATACAAAAATGATAGGAAGTATGTCATCTGTAATGCTGATGAAGGAGATCCAGGGGCATTCATGGATAGATCTATTCTTGAAGGAGATCCACATTCGATTATAGAAGCAATGATCATATGTGGATATGCAATAGGTGCTACTGAAGGAAAAATTTATATAAGAGCAGAATATCCTCTTGCTACAAGAAGATTGATAACTGCAATTAATGATGCGAAAGATTGTGGACTTCTTGGTAAAAATATAATGAATTCAGGATTTGACTTTGATATAGAGTTAAAATATGGTGCTGGTGCATTTGTATGTGGAGAAGAAACAGCCCTTATTCACTCAATAGAAGGGGAAAGAGGAGAGCCAACAATAAAACCTCCATTTCCAGCTGAGGCTGGCTATTGGGAAAAGCCTACTACTGTCAATAATGTTGAAACATTTGCAAACATACCCATAATACTATTAAAAGGAGCAGACTGGTTTCGAAGTATGGGGACAGAGAAATCCAAGGGAACAAAGGTTTTTGCCCTGGCTAGTAAAGTCAATAATGTTGGACTAATTGAAGTTCCAATGGGCATTACTTTGAGAGAGATTATCTACGATATTGGTGGAGGTATTAGAAAGGGGAAACGATTTAAAGCTGTTCAAACAGGCGGACCATCTGGTGGGTGCTTAACTGAAAAAGACTTAGATATACCTATTGATTATGATACATTAATTGAAAAAGGTTCCATGATGGGTTCTGGAGGAATGATCGTTATGGATGAAGACAATTGCATGCCAAATATAGCGAAGTTTTATATGGGATTTATTGTAGAGGAATCTTGTGGTAAATGTACTCCCTGTAGAGAGGGAACAAAACGACTATATGAAATCTTAGATAGAATAACATCGGGAGAAGGTACACTAGAAGACTTAGATACGTTAGAGGAGTTAAGCAACATGATAAAAGATACGGCCTTATGCGGATTAGGTCAAACAGCTCCTAATCCTGTATTATCTACATTGAATAATTTCTACGAAGAGTATTTAATTCATGTAGTACATAAAAAATGTCCTGCAGGGCAATGTAAAAAGCTGCTTACATATATGATTGATGCAGAAAATTGCATAGGATGTACTGTTTGTGCTAGGGGATGCCCAGTAAATGCTATTGTTGGCAAGCGAAAAGAAGCTCATCTTATCGATCAAGACAAATGCATCAAATGCGGCATATGCTTTAACAGTTGTCAATTCCACGCAATAATCAAAAAATAG
- a CDS encoding NADH-quinone oxidoreductase subunit NuoE family protein, with protein sequence MCFDELEAFINDLPEKKGALITVLHKAQEIFGYLPKEVQEFIAEKLNLPVSKVYGVVRFYSYFTMIPRGENHLSICMGTACYVNGAEDLLEVLKKELGIGVGEVSSDGKFSIHTLRCIGACSLAPVLSINGDVYGKVKAADIKGILSNYIESSHESVPKNTEGEE encoded by the coding sequence GTGTGCTTCGATGAATTAGAGGCGTTTATAAATGACTTACCTGAGAAAAAAGGAGCATTAATCACTGTTCTACATAAAGCTCAAGAGATTTTTGGATACTTACCAAAAGAAGTTCAAGAATTTATTGCAGAAAAATTGAATTTACCAGTATCAAAAGTCTATGGTGTTGTCAGATTTTATTCCTACTTTACCATGATACCGAGAGGAGAAAATCACTTATCCATATGCATGGGAACCGCATGTTATGTCAATGGTGCTGAAGACCTTTTAGAAGTGCTCAAAAAGGAGTTAGGCATCGGTGTTGGAGAAGTATCAAGTGATGGAAAATTCTCAATTCACACGTTGCGATGTATCGGAGCTTGTAGTTTAGCACCTGTTTTGTCGATTAATGGTGATGTTTATGGAAAAGTAAAAGCTGCTGATATCAAAGGTATCTTGAGCAATTATATTGAAAGCAGTCATGAATCAGTACCTAAGAACACAGAGGGGGAAGAATGA
- a CDS encoding MBL fold metallo-hydrolase yields the protein MLKKLTNNVFYMPQSSETDRPALGLICGEKYSLIVDSGTSPNHAKDFLAELGTLKISPIKYLAITHWHWDHIFGIKEMNLITVAHHHTAKRMEMIKEYRWDDESLEQYVREGIFTEFTVECLKKEIPERQLFTIGDLDITFKDSIEIDLGGITCILKHIGGDHTEDSSIIYVPDEKVIFLGDCIYGGKYNGEYGYTKEKLFRMIDEIEEFEADHYIISHEEVYGKKDIDELWQHLRTAGEVVGEATSVEKSITIFEDTLNRRPSEDEVFYINCFINVNKALKKK from the coding sequence ATGTTGAAGAAATTAACAAATAATGTTTTTTATATGCCGCAAAGTTCAGAAACAGATAGACCAGCTTTAGGACTTATCTGTGGGGAAAAGTATAGTTTGATAGTTGATTCTGGCACTTCCCCTAACCATGCAAAAGATTTTTTAGCAGAATTAGGGACACTAAAGATTTCACCAATAAAATATTTGGCGATAACTCACTGGCATTGGGATCATATATTTGGAATAAAGGAAATGAACTTAATTACCGTTGCTCACCATCATACTGCAAAAAGAATGGAAATGATTAAAGAGTATAGATGGGATGATGAATCCTTAGAACAATATGTGAGAGAAGGAATCTTTACTGAGTTTACGGTGGAGTGCTTGAAAAAAGAGATTCCTGAAAGACAGTTGTTTACTATAGGGGATTTGGACATAACCTTTAAAGATAGCATAGAAATTGACTTAGGCGGAATAACCTGCATACTCAAACATATTGGTGGTGATCATACAGAGGATTCATCCATTATTTATGTTCCAGATGAGAAAGTTATATTCTTAGGTGACTGTATTTATGGAGGGAAGTATAATGGTGAATATGGCTACACAAAAGAAAAGCTCTTTAGAATGATAGATGAGATAGAGGAGTTTGAGGCAGATCATTATATTATTTCCCATGAAGAAGTCTACGGAAAAAAAGATATAGATGAATTGTGGCAACATTTAAGGACAGCAGGTGAAGTAGTAGGAGAAGCTACATCTGTTGAAAAATCAATAACGATTTTTGAAGATACATTGAATAGACGACCATCAGAAGATGAAGTTTTTTATATCAATTGTTTTATTAATGTTAATAAGGCTTTAAAAAAGAAATAA
- a CDS encoding UDP-N-acetylmuramoyl-L-alanyl-D-glutamate--2,6-diaminopimelate ligase — MRIFDLLKDLSFDTIYGDVNREIQHICWDSRRMQKNSLFIAVKNKNVDRHDYILEAIKNGAIALVTERELDDIPKNVTVIKVKNSRRAMAIIANNYYKEPSKKLKLIGITGTNGKTSVTYFISAILQSLGIQTGIISTIENTINHTKLDTVKLNPTTPDAIELQESFAEMIDKGVTHSVMEVTSAALSQDRVYGCDYDIGVFTNLTRDHLEDHGTMENYKQAKIKLFQMCKQAVVNIDDRVGKEMGKNTSCPIITYGIEGEADFRASSIKCSNEVVSFTLCHNEIITDVSINIPGKFSVYNALAAIASCSLLGFTLDEIIEGIAKIKNIPGRFQVVPNDQNILTVVDYAHSPDGLKNILSSIKEISKGKIITVFGCGGNRDRSKRSIMGEIAGNYSDFCIITSDNPRNEDPLKIIEDVEDGIIKTQCCYEKLIDRKYAILKALDKANTGDSVIIAGKGHENYQIIKDDIIYFSDSDVIAEYFKGLSAI; from the coding sequence GTGAGGATTTTTGATTTATTAAAGGATTTAAGTTTTGATACAATTTATGGAGATGTCAATAGAGAGATTCAACACATTTGCTGGGATTCAAGACGTATGCAAAAGAATTCACTTTTTATAGCGGTTAAAAATAAAAATGTTGATAGGCATGACTATATTTTAGAAGCTATTAAGAATGGCGCAATTGCATTAGTGACAGAGAGAGAGTTAGATGATATACCTAAGAATGTTACTGTGATTAAGGTTAAGAATTCAAGGAGAGCCATGGCTATTATAGCCAATAACTATTACAAGGAACCCTCTAAAAAGCTTAAGTTAATAGGGATTACGGGTACTAATGGAAAGACCAGTGTAACTTATTTCATTTCAGCTATTCTTCAAAGTCTAGGCATTCAAACAGGAATCATCAGTACCATAGAAAATACCATTAATCATACAAAATTGGATACAGTAAAGCTGAACCCAACGACTCCAGATGCTATTGAGTTACAAGAATCTTTTGCAGAAATGATTGATAAAGGTGTAACCCATTCGGTTATGGAGGTCACTTCAGCAGCACTTTCTCAGGATAGAGTATATGGCTGCGATTATGATATAGGCGTGTTCACAAATCTTACTAGAGACCATCTTGAAGACCACGGTACTATGGAAAACTATAAACAGGCAAAAATTAAATTATTTCAAATGTGCAAGCAAGCGGTAGTGAATATTGACGATAGGGTTGGTAAAGAGATGGGAAAAAATACCTCTTGTCCTATAATAACTTACGGTATAGAGGGGGAGGCTGATTTTAGAGCTTCCAGTATCAAGTGCTCTAATGAGGTAGTAAGTTTTACTCTATGCCATAATGAAATCATAACCGATGTCTCCATTAATATCCCAGGAAAGTTTAGCGTCTATAATGCTCTTGCGGCAATAGCAAGCTGTTCTTTGTTAGGATTTACTTTAGATGAGATCATAGAAGGAATCGCTAAGATTAAGAATATTCCTGGCAGGTTTCAAGTAGTTCCAAATGACCAAAATATACTGACAGTCGTTGATTATGCCCATTCTCCTGATGGATTAAAAAATATCTTATCTTCGATCAAAGAGATTTCAAAAGGGAAGATTATAACAGTTTTTGGGTGTGGAGGGAATCGAGATAGAAGTAAGAGATCTATTATGGGTGAAATTGCCGGTAACTATTCAGATTTTTGTATTATAACCTCTGATAATCCGAGAAATGAAGATCCATTAAAGATTATTGAAGATGTAGAAGATGGTATTATAAAAACACAGTGTTGTTACGAGAAGTTAATAGATAGGAAATATGCGATTTTAAAGGCGTTGGATAAAGCAAATACTGGAGATTCCGTTATTATTGCAGGTAAAGGTCATGAAAATTATCAGATAATTAAAGATGATATCATCTATTTTAGTGATAGTGATGTTATCGCAGAGTATTTTAAAGGCCTTAGTGCTATATAG
- a CDS encoding AraC family transcriptional regulator, whose product MHEIESRDDNIRRGYLNEGFLFFHLKDKHTDEFQLHYHDFNKILVFLSGDVTYLIEGKFYKLKPWDIVFVSNNEVHKPIINPDKSYERIIIWINSDYLHEDKNEASNLLDCFQLAAKDKMNLLRLGTEDNTIIRQLLCALEEATKDSAFGSYTLKKSLFLQTMVYLNRLYIGADINNVKMDIKYDQRIASVLEYINHNLDNDLSIDVLASQAFLNKYYLMHLFKDQTGYTIHHYIVKKRLIQAVNLIKQGHAFGYVCDSSGFRDYSSFVRAFKKEFGMSPKNYYKAFLKKDVE is encoded by the coding sequence ATGCATGAGATAGAATCAAGAGATGATAACATAAGAAGAGGTTATTTAAATGAAGGTTTTCTTTTTTTCCATCTAAAGGATAAACATACTGATGAGTTCCAACTCCATTATCATGATTTCAATAAGATTCTTGTTTTCTTATCAGGAGATGTAACATACCTCATCGAAGGTAAATTCTATAAACTTAAACCTTGGGATATCGTTTTTGTTAGTAATAACGAAGTCCATAAGCCTATTATCAACCCAGATAAATCCTATGAACGTATCATCATATGGATTAATTCAGATTATCTTCATGAAGATAAAAATGAGGCATCCAATCTACTAGACTGTTTTCAATTAGCAGCAAAAGATAAAATGAATTTACTAAGGCTAGGTACTGAAGATAATACCATCATAAGACAACTCCTATGTGCATTAGAAGAAGCTACGAAAGATAGCGCTTTTGGAAGTTATACTTTAAAGAAATCTTTATTTCTTCAAACCATGGTATACTTGAATAGATTATATATTGGAGCTGATATCAATAATGTAAAAATGGATATCAAATACGACCAGCGAATAGCAAGTGTTCTAGAATATATCAATCATAATTTGGATAATGATTTATCTATTGATGTACTTGCATCACAAGCCTTTTTAAATAAATACTATCTGATGCATCTCTTCAAAGATCAAACAGGTTATACTATTCATCACTATATTGTTAAAAAGCGTCTAATCCAGGCAGTCAATCTCATCAAACAAGGTCATGCATTTGGTTATGTGTGTGATTCAAGTGGCTTTAGAGATTACTCTAGTTTCGTTAGAGCCTTTAAAAAGGAATTTGGTATGTCGCCTAAAAATTATTATAAGGCTTTTCTAAAAAAAGATGTTGAGTAA
- a CDS encoding DUF6440 family protein, giving the protein MFGNKSKRFKIIKGEGSVQTTQIIQDTKTGVNYLFHSTGYAGGITPLLDEYGKVVVTTVVEEEK; this is encoded by the coding sequence ATGTTTGGCAACAAGAGTAAGCGATTCAAAATCATTAAAGGTGAAGGATCAGTTCAAACCACACAGATTATTCAGGACACAAAAACAGGTGTCAATTACCTGTTTCACTCTACAGGATATGCAGGTGGCATCACACCCTTATTGGATGAGTATGGAAAAGTAGTCGTTACAACTGTTGTTGAAGAAGAAAAATAA
- a CDS encoding (2Fe-2S)-binding protein — translation MNENLNQEVLDKLTKVCLCKGITRATIKKAIREGATSVEEVNRKVGSGSGGCKGRRCGEKIKGLIVEYHEE, via the coding sequence ATGAATGAAAATTTAAATCAAGAAGTTTTGGATAAATTAACTAAAGTTTGTCTATGCAAAGGTATAACTCGAGCTACCATTAAGAAAGCAATAAGAGAGGGTGCTACATCTGTTGAAGAAGTTAATAGAAAAGTTGGATCCGGCTCAGGTGGATGCAAAGGAAGAAGATGTGGGGAAAAGATTAAAGGTCTAATTGTTGAATACCATGAGGAATAA
- a CDS encoding TldD/PmbA family protein, which translates to MFNTKQYLSELSKYMELKVQENKNMNITLINGTVVTNTTSTTGGVSARAYENGSWGFSSSSHLDDSSIRYVLQTAKANAEFLDQRLRKNRPFFKPNDFSFSKSFVTTKPRLTQKQILDYLNELDAYILMKYPNLIERSIGLRCLDMDKSLLTSHGNTLDSLLCRSIIFISMTVDDGNDPISLYQIYGGRGQFEDNFITPEELFPKIDILYDELIQKSKGVYASAGLKECILDSDLAGILAHEAIGHTVEADLVLAGSVAGPNINKEVASPLITLKDFAYEYNGETCPIPIYIDDEGTKTSDVTIIDQGILKNFMHSKESALHFGVEPQGNGRAYEYSDEPLIRMRNTAILPGTSKLEDMIASVEDGYYLTRTNNGQADSTSEFMFGITMGYEIKKGKITRAIKDTTISGIAFDVLQSVTMVSDEMSWSCAGMCGKKQPIPVGMGGPAIKCNLKIGGR; encoded by the coding sequence TTGTTTAATACGAAACAATACTTATCAGAACTATCTAAGTATATGGAACTGAAAGTTCAAGAAAACAAAAATATGAACATAACTCTTATCAATGGCACAGTGGTAACAAATACTACGTCCACTACAGGTGGAGTTAGTGCTCGAGCTTATGAAAATGGCTCATGGGGCTTCTCATCCAGCTCTCATCTGGATGATTCTAGTATTCGATATGTTCTTCAAACAGCTAAGGCCAATGCTGAATTCCTTGATCAAAGACTGCGTAAGAATAGACCCTTTTTCAAACCTAATGACTTCTCCTTTAGCAAAAGTTTTGTAACAACTAAGCCGAGACTTACTCAAAAACAAATATTAGATTACTTAAATGAACTGGATGCATACATATTAATGAAATATCCCAACCTCATTGAAAGATCTATTGGCCTTCGCTGCCTTGATATGGATAAAAGTTTATTGACTTCACATGGTAATACTTTAGATTCTTTATTATGTAGAAGTATCATATTTATTAGCATGACAGTTGATGATGGTAATGATCCTATTAGTTTGTACCAAATCTATGGAGGCAGGGGGCAATTTGAAGATAACTTTATAACACCAGAAGAACTTTTCCCTAAAATTGATATACTCTATGACGAACTTATTCAAAAATCTAAAGGTGTCTATGCTTCAGCAGGTTTGAAAGAGTGTATTTTAGATTCAGATTTAGCTGGTATACTAGCACATGAAGCTATCGGTCATACAGTGGAGGCAGACCTAGTATTGGCTGGCTCTGTGGCAGGTCCCAATATAAATAAAGAAGTGGCTAGCCCACTTATAACATTAAAAGACTTTGCTTATGAGTACAATGGCGAGACTTGCCCTATACCCATTTACATAGATGATGAAGGTACCAAGACTTCCGATGTTACCATCATTGACCAAGGTATCTTAAAGAATTTCATGCATAGCAAAGAAAGTGCTTTGCATTTTGGTGTAGAACCCCAGGGCAATGGTCGGGCTTATGAATATTCAGATGAACCTTTAATCCGTATGAGGAATACGGCTATCTTACCTGGTACAAGTAAATTGGAAGATATGATTGCATCAGTAGAAGATGGGTATTATTTAACTCGAACAAACAATGGTCAAGCAGATAGTACCAGTGAATTTATGTTTGGCATTACGATGGGCTATGAAATCAAAAAGGGGAAAATAACAAGAGCTATCAAAGATACGACTATATCCGGTATTGCTTTTGACGTCCTCCAGTCAGTAACCATGGTAAGTGATGAGATGTCATGGTCATGTGCAGGTATGTGTGGTAAGAAACAACCTATCCCTGTAGGTATGGGTGGTCCTGCTATTAAATGTAACTTAAAGATAGGGGGTAGATAA